One Mycolicibacterium sp. ND9-15 genomic window, AGGCCCGGACCATGTTGGCCGACGCTCGTCAGGTGGTCGCCGATCTCGGTTTGCGGCACGGTCTGATGGAGACCGAGCTGTTCGCGGGCATCATCGAGTCGATAGAGGGCGACCCGGTCGCCGCCGAGCCGCACTTCCGAACCGCACTGGAGGGTCTCGACGCCCTCGGTGTCGGCGCCGACGCCGGCCAGGCCGCGGCGCTTCTCGCGAGATCGGTTCTCGCTCAGGGCAGAGTCGACGAAGCAGATGAGTATGCCACCAAAAGCGAGCGGCTCGCCGGCCGCAACCTCAAATCGGCGATCGCATGGCGCGCAGTGCGTGCCGAGATTCTGGCCGCACAGGGCCGCCACCATGACGCCGTGGCAATGGCACACGAAGCTGTCGAGGTCGCCGGCGGTACCGACCTGGTGCTCGACCACGCCGATGCATGCCTGACCTTGGGCCGTGTCCTAGATGCGGCCGGGGATGCAAAGGGCGCCAATGCTGCTCGTGACAACGCCAAGGCGTTGTATGCGGCCAAGGAAGTGACGAACGCGATCACTCAGGTGAACACGCAAGTCATATCTGCATCGACGACGACAGCGAAGACAAGGCCGTCATCGCGCCTCGCGGTGAGAAACAGGGCCACTAAGACCTTCACCGCCGTTATCGAGGCGATGCAGGCTGGGGATGTCGCCGCGGCAGCGGAGCTCTTCTCAGATCGACTCGGCTATGACGACCGTCGTCGGTTGAGCGGTGACCCGATCGAGAAGCGCGCCGGAGCGCGGGCGGCATTAGAACGCCTCGGTGAGCAGTATTGCCACTTCGAGTCGCGCACGTTGGCGGCACGCGGTGAGCGTCTGGCGCTGTTACACGTGCGCTGGTCCGACGACGCCGGCAACGAGACCGCCGGGCTCATCGTGGCCGAGGTCGACGGTGACGGGCAGATCATCTACCAGGGCCGCTTCGACGAGGACTTCGATGACGCGTATCGCGAGCTGGATCGGCGCTACTACGCCGGCGAGGGTTCAGCGTTCGCCGAAAGTGGAGCCACGGGCACCGAGTGGACGCTCGCGCTGAACCGAGGCGACCTCGACAGACTGTTCAACGAACTCATGGCGCCGGATGTCTGCATCAAGAATCGTTCGCGCTCCGCCTTTCCGGATCGCTCGGGAGCGGAATACCGAACCACGCTGGAAGAGCTTGCGACGATGGTGGTCTCGTCGCGATCTTGGTGCCCGGCTATGCGGTGGTTGTCATCGAACTGCTTCGTTGCACGTTGCGAACGGGAAGCTGTCGGCACGGACGGGCAGCACTACACCTGGTTCTTCGTCATCGTGTTCGAGGTTCGCGACGGGCGGATCGCGTCGATGTGCGAATTCGAACCCGACGACGAGGATGCGGCCTTCGCCTACGCCGAAGAGCGACTATGGACGATCACGAGCAGGATGGCGGTCACGAACCGGGCCAGTGCATTAGGCGACGTCGCATGGCGGGCATTGCAGCTCCACGACGCAGAAGCCGCCGTCGGAGCGCAACGAGCACGGTTCGTGTATGACGACAGGCGGCGACTCAGCGGTGACCCCATAGCAGGTGCTGCTGAATTGCGCGAAGCCACTGATCGCATTCTCGAGCAATACCCGAATACCGAGTGGCGAACGCTGGCCGTCCGCGGTGAGCGGCTCGAATTGCGTTGGCAGCGCTTGACGGACGATGCCGGAAACGAGGCGACGACCCTAAACGTTCTCGACTACGACGAAGACGGGCAGCTCGCGTACTTCGGCCGCTTCGAAGACGACGACTTCGACAGCGCATACCGAGAACTCGAGAACCGGTACTACGCCGGTGAAGGAGCAGCGTTTGCCGAAGGTGGTGCAGTCGCGATCGCGTCCATGGCTGCGATGAACCGAGGCGACTTCGATCGGATGTTCGGCGCAGCGGGGACCCAGGATCCAAATTTCGAGAACCGTTCCCGCTCGCTCTTCCCGAACCGGTCGGCGGTCGAAGTCCGCGCTGGATTCGAGGAACTCGATGCGATGGTCGCCTCGATGCGGACATGGCTTTCGGTCGTGCGCTGGCTATCGCCGAGTGTGGCCATTGGCCGGTTCGAGCGCGAGGCCATCGGGCATGACGGCGAAATATATGCGTGGACGCGGCTCAATGTCACGGAGATCCGCGACGGTCAACTCGCCTCGATATGCCAGTTCGAACTCGACGACGAGGCGGCCGCATTCGCCTATGCCGAAGATCGGGTGCGCCTGACCACCAGTCGGCTGGCGGTGACGAACCAAGCCAGCGCGGCCGGGCTCGCCCTCGCCGCCGCCATGAATACCCGCAACATCGACGCAGCAGTCGCGGCCTACTCAGAGCGATTCGTTTACGACGATCATCGACGGTTGAGTGCATATCCAATCGAGGGTCGGGCCGCGACACGGACGGCGCTCGAGCGCGCTTGCGACCAGTACACCCACTGGGAAGCGCGCGTATTGGCCGTGCGGGGCGAGCGCCTGGTGCTGGCGGCTAATCGCCGGTCCGACGACGAAGGCAACGAGACAGTCGATCTGAACCTGGTCGAGATCGACGAGGACGGACTGATCATCTACCAAGGTCCCTTCGACGAGGACGATTTCGACGGCGCGTACCGCGAACTTGAAAATCGCTACCACGCGGGCGAAGGCGCGGCGTTCGCGGAGAACGGCCCCGCAGCGACCGAGTCGATATGTGCCTTGAACGCCGGCGATTTCGACCGGCTATTCGACCTCTTTTGGCCCGATATGCGTGTCGAGAACCGGACGCGCTTGCCCTTCCCCGACCGCTCGGTCAGTGACCTACGCGCCAGCTTCGGCGATCTTGACGCGATGCTCGATTCGTCGCGGACATGGCTGTCGGCGGTGCGCTGGCTCTCGCCGAACTGGGCTGTTTCCCGGCTGGAGCGTCAAGCTACCGGCCGAGATGGTGAAGATTACGCGTGGACACGGATTCTCGTGGTGGAGGTTCGCGATGGCCGAATCGCGTCGATGTGCGAGTTCGAGGTCGATGACGAAGAGGTGGCATTTGCCTACGCCCAAGATCGATTGCACGCGACCACCAGCCGCCTAGCAGTGACGAACCGGGCCAGTGAGACCTCCGATTCGGCGTACAGAGCGCTGCGGGCGCGCGATGTCGAAAGCATGGTTGACGCCTTCTCGCACCGGTGCTTCTTCGAGGACCGCCGACGGTTGAGCGGCAACCCGATCGAGGGGCTTGCCGGGCTCCGCACGAACATCCAGCGGCTCGTGAGGCAGTACTTCGGCTTCGAATGGCGCACGCTGGCCGTACGCGGCGAGCGCCTTGTCTTGGTCTCAAGTCACATTTCCAGCGAAGCTGGCTTTGCGACTTCGCATCTGTTGGTCTGTGAGGTCGACGATGACGGGCTCATCACATACTTGTGCACCTTCGACGAGGAGGATTTCGAAGGCGCATACCGCGAACTCGAGCGCCGATACTTCGCCGGAGAAGGGGCTGCCTTCGCCGAGGCGGGCGCCGCGGCAACCCAATCGATAATCGCCCTGAATCGTGGCGACTTCGACCGGGCTTTCGGTGAGCTCAGCTCCCCCGAGATGCGCTTCGAGAACCGCTCCCGCGTGCCCTTCCCAGCTCGCTCAGCGAGCGAGATGCGCGCCAGCTCCCGAGAACTCAGTGCCATGGTTGCCTCGTGGCGCACATGGGGGTCATCCGTCTGTTGGCTGTCCCCCACATGGGGGGTTGCCCGACTTGACCGCGAGGCGGCCGGAGCAGACGGTGAGCGATTCGCATGGACATGGCTTCAGGCGTTCGAGGTGCACAACAACCGAATCGCGTCGCTGTGCTTTTTTGACCTTGAGGATGAGGAGGCGGCTTTCGCGTACGCCGAGGAGCGGATGCGGGCGAGCAGCAGTCGGCTGGCGGTGACGAACCGGGCGAGCGCGAAGATGGACACCGCGCTTCGGGCACTGCGGGCGGGTGATCCCGACGGGATCGTCGCCGAGTTCTCCGACTCGTTCGTGTACGAGGATCAGCGGCGGCTGAAAGGCAATCCGGTCCACGGCATTGCCGAGTATCGGGCATCCGCGGCTCTAGCCATCGAGCAGTACGACCGTTTTGAGTGGCGCACAGTGGCGGTGCGGGGCGAGCGTCTGGCTCTGATTTGGAGCCGGATGTCGAATGACGACGGCTTTGAGTCAACCCATCTGCACGTTCAAGAGGTGGATTATGACGGCGGAATGCTCTACGAGGCCCGCTTCGACGAGGACGACTTCGAGGGCGCGTACTGCGAACTGGATCGGCGCTACTTCGCGGGTGAGGGCGCGGCATTCGCCGAAGGCGGTCCGACTCTCACCAATTACATCACTGCTTTGAACCGCGGCGAGCTCGAGCGCGCCTTCGTCGAATCCGCCGCTCCCGGAACACAGATCGAAAGCCGATCCCGCTCGGTGTTCGGCGACCGTTCAGTCGGCGAGCTCCACGAGAGCGTGGAGCAACTGAGCGGGTTGGTCGCTTCGCAGCGGACATGGCACTCCGTGGTGCACTGGTTGTCACCTAACTGGGTGGTGATCCGCGGAGAGCGCGAAGCTGTCGGCAACGACGGGGAGCGCTACGCATGGACGCAGGTCTATGTGATCGAAATCCGGAATTCGCAAGCAGCATCCCTGTGCGAGTTCGAGATTGAGGACGAAGAGGTAGCGCTCGCCTACGCCGAAGAGCGCATGCGTGCGGGTCCACGTCGGCTGACCGTGGCGAACCGGGCCAGCCAGGCCGCGGATGCCGCCTACAACGCGCTGCGGGCACGCGACGTCGAAGGCATGGTCGCGAACTTCTCGGACCGCTGCCTGTTCGAGGATCGACGGCGGTTGAGTGGCAACCCGATCGAGGGGCTTGCCGGGCTCCGCGCGAACATTCAGCGGCTCGTGACGCAGTACGTCCGCTTCGAATCGCGCACCCTGGCAGTTCGCGGCGAGCGCCTTGTCCTGGTCTCGAGCCACGTTTCCAGCGAAGCCGGCTTCGAGACTTCGCACCTGTTCGTCTGCGAAGTCGGCGCCGACGGGCTCTTTACGTACCAGTGCACCTACGACGAGGAGGATTTCGAAGGCGCATACCGCGAACTCGAGCGCCGTTATTTCGCCGGAGAAGGAACTGTTTACGCCGAGGCGGGCGCCAGAACGACCGACTTCGTCCTGGCGATGGGCCAGGGCGACCCCGAAGAGTTGTCCACTGCGCTCTCGACGCCCGGCTTGCGTGTGGAGAACCGGTCACGCTCGGCCTTCGGTGACCGCTCGGCGGCCGAATTCCTCTCCAGTTTCGAACAGCTCAACGCGATGGTCGCTTCGGTGCGGACATATCAGTCGGCGGTCTGTTGGCTGTCGCCGACACTGCTTGTCGGCCGGTTCGAGCGCGAAGCCGTCGGGCATGGCGGTGAGCAGTACACCTGGACCCACCTTCACGTTGTCGAAGTCGCGGCTGGGCGGCTCACGGCAGCCTGCATCTTCGATGAAGACGACGAGGCAGGCGCGTTCGCCTACGCCGAGGAGCGCATGCGAGCACCAAGCCGACTGGCCGTCGCCAACCGGTCCTCCGAGGTGGCACATGCCATCACACGTGCGCTACGAGACCGCGACGTGGACGCCATCATGCGGTGTTTCTCCGACAACCTTGTCTACGACGACCATCGGCAGCTCGGGGGCGATCCCATTCGGGGAAACGACCAGTTCCGCACCGCGTGGGAGCGAATCCTCGGGCAATACAGTAAGTTTGATTGGCGCATCCTCGCGGTGCGGGGCGACCGGCTGAACCTGCACTGGACCCGTTGGTCGGATCAGGCGGGCAACACCACAGCACATTTGCATGTGCTGGAGCTCGACGACGACGGACTGCTCGCGTACGCGGCTCGGTTCGACGAGGACGACTTCGAGAGTGCCTACCGCACGCTGTCGGAACGGTATTATGGCGGCGAGGGTGCGCCTTTCCTCGAAGGCGGAACTGTGGGAACAGAATTCACCATGGCGTGCCACAGAGGTGACTTCGACCGGATGCTCGGCGAGCTGAGCGCACCCGGGCTGCGATTCGAGAACCGGTCCCACTCCGTCATCTTAGATCGCTCGGTCGACGAGTTTCGAACCAGCGTCGAAGAGCTGTCGTCGATGTTGTCGTCGGCTCAAACGTGGAATTCGGTCGAGCAATGGCTGTCTCCGGGTTGCTGCCTCACTCGTTTCGAGCGAGAAGCCGTCGGCCAGGACGGCGAGCAATACAGGTGGACATGGATCTACATCACCGAGATCCGCAACGGGCAAGTCGTGTCGTCGTGCAAGTTCGATCTCGAAGACGAGGACGCGGCCTTCGCTTACGCCGAGGAGCGAGCGCAGGGGACCAGCGGCCGCCTGTCGCCGGTGTGTCGGTTCGAAGTGAACGATGAGGAGGCGGCGTTTGCGTACGCCGAGGAACAACAGCGAACGTCGTGCAGTCGCCTGGCTGTCGCCAACCGGGCGAGCCGGATCTGGAAATCGGTGGGAGAGGCGATGCAGGCCGGCGATGCCGACGGCGCAGCCGCCTTCTTCGCCGAAGAATATGTGTACGACGATCGCTGGGCCATGGCCGGAAATCCGCCCGGCGACGTCCGCGCCGCTTGCGCCGAGATTCTCGAGCAGTACTCGCTCTTCGAGGGCCAGACCCTAGCCGTGCGCGGTAGTTCGCTGCAGTTGTCGCGAACGCGCTGGGCCAACGACGCCGGATTCGAAACCAACTACCTGCACGTCATCGAAACGGACGACGACGGTCTGGTCTGTTACTACGGCCGCTTTGACGAAAACGACTTCGAAGACGCCTATCGAGAACTCGATCGGCGCTACTACACCCGCGAGGGCATGGCATCCGCCGAAGCAGGCGCGACTCAGACCGAATGGCTCGTTGCTTTGAACCGCGGGGATTTCGACCGGTTGTTCGGCGAACTCACCGCACCGGAGATGCGGTTCGAGACGCGGTCCAGCTCAGCGTTTCCCGACTCATCGATGGTAGAAGCTCGTGCGTACATCGAAGATTTCACCGCGATGGTCGCCTCTGTACGAACATGGCACTCAGCCGTCTGCTGGGTGTCGCCAACGTGTTGCGTCTGCCGTAACGAGCGCGAGGCCGTCGGCCGCGACGGCGAGCAGTACACATGGACGCGGCTCACCGTGGTCGAGTATCGGGACGGGCGCATGACGTCGGAGTGCGAGTTCGACCTCGACGACGAGGCGGGGGCCTTCGCCTACGCCGAAGAACGGGTGCGGGATACCAGCCGATTGTCCGTCAGCAATCGGGCCAAGCAGACGTGGGACGCACTCAACCGGTTGGCAAATGACCGCGACTTCGATGGTCTTGCAGCGTGCTTCTCGCCGGCGCTGGTGAATGAAGATCGGCGGCGGTGGAGCGGATACGCGATCGCTGACATGCGCACGGCCGCCGAACGCGTCGCCGAGCAGTACACCCAACTCGATATGCGGTCGCTGGCAGTGCGGGGTGACCGTCTGCACCTCGGGCGGACCCGCTACGTCAACGACTCTGGGTTCGAATCGACCGCCTTCTGGGTACACGAGGTCGATGATGACGGGCGAATCGTTTACCTGAGTCGCTTCGACGAAGACGACTTCGAGGATGCCTATCGCGAACTCGAACAGCGGTACTACGCCGGGGAGGGTGCGGCGTTCGCCGTTGCGGGTGGAACCGCGACGGACTTTGCGATCGCAGTAGCCCAGGGCGATTCCGATCGGGTGTTCAACGAGTTGATCGCCCCCGACTTCCACGTAGAGAACCGGTCGCGTTCAGTGTTGAGTGATCGCACAGCGGCGGATTTTCGCGCGGGCGTTGAAGCGCTGATGGCGATGGTCGAATCGTTGCGGACA contains:
- a CDS encoding nuclear transport factor 2 family protein produces the protein MAENRRACSSCKTPNEEDARFCEGCGASLARVCATCGVEASATARFCRGCGTALDGQLSAKDGPVAAAVRKTVTVMFADLAGSTSFEEKVDVETAREVIGRYHDLLRSVAQRHRAGMTKYIGDGFMAVWGVPEIGPDDAPHAVEAAVALQEHFVELAAEVAGTHGVELALRVAVNTGEVVVGADDADLVGDALNVGARLEAECPRGRVVVGEETWRATRNRYGYESLGQVQVKGRTAPVAVYQWVGHQSEPADAAPFVGRDEEFCRLQSVLDDAVESHQPRLVTVIGDPGVGKSRLAAEFTAAQANTRVVDARCVIEASVALAPIIEVLRAHDLESDLPAAISERDRLLRALTGLVSGDAGSVEENFWALRRFVEVLAADQPVVLVLDDIQWADTLLLDFIEHLMEWLRGVPVLVLALARPELRESRPDLVTVSRWVSEAVHLGGLNAGSTAELASKVLGAARLPDELLRRLPSSTGGNPLFVRELIGMLAHDGVLVERPAGWRLTIDVDAIAIPPTIHALLASRLERLEPTDRRVLEIASVIGSDFSPDTVRALAGSAAPGVELSLNRLRRRELLQPSGAYVGDEPVWRFHHFLIRDVAYRRLLKSDRADLHKRLADWVEAGGPSVAFDADEVVARHLEAAHTYRLELGAADEHTSDLALRSARHYAASARRALDRDELVSAGTQAARGAALAMADAGLHADLLLTGCEAFLSAGDVAAGAPLVDDLDRIADEALSPWAICYRCQFTVYTDPARLPEVDDLLRGAIDEFGRRRDHAGLAKAHRVRAGARARLGRIGDCETDLFEALIAARQSGDHRQITAALGAAPNAALWGPSPVPKAGGRCLDVVRMQRMTTAAPSLEATSLRCLAVLELLRGRPDKARTMLADARQVVADLGLRHGLMETELFAGIIESIEGDPVAAEPHFRTALEGLDALGVGADAGQAAALLARSVLAQGRVDEADEYATKSERLAGRNLKSAIAWRAVRAEILAAQGRHHDAVAMAHEAVEVAGGTDLVLDHADACLTLGRVLDAAGDAKGANAARDNAKALYAAKEVTNAITQVNTQVISASTTTAKTRPSSRLAVRNRATKTFTAVIEAMQAGDVAAAAELFSDRLGYDDRRRLSGDPIEKRAGARAALERLGEQYCHFESRTLAARGERLALLHVRWSDDAGNETAGLIVAEVDGDGQIIYQGRFDEDFDDAYRELDRRYYAGEGSAFAESGATGTEWTLALNRGDLDRLFNELMAPDVCIKNRSRSAFPDRSGAEYRTTLEELATMVVSSRSWCPAMRWLSSNCFVARCEREAVGTDGQHYTWFFVIVFEVRDGRIASMCEFEPDDEDAAFAYAEERLWTITSRMAVTNRASALGDVAWRALQLHDAEAAVGAQRARFVYDDRRRLSGDPIAGAAELREATDRILEQYPNTEWRTLAVRGERLELRWQRLTDDAGNEATTLNVLDYDEDGQLAYFGRFEDDDFDSAYRELENRYYAGEGAAFAEGGAVAIASMAAMNRGDFDRMFGAAGTQDPNFENRSRSLFPNRSAVEVRAGFEELDAMVASMRTWLSVVRWLSPSVAIGRFEREAIGHDGEIYAWTRLNVTEIRDGQLASICQFELDDEAAAFAYAEDRVRLTTSRLAVTNQASAAGLALAAAMNTRNIDAAVAAYSERFVYDDHRRLSAYPIEGRAATRTALERACDQYTHWEARVLAVRGERLVLAANRRSDDEGNETVDLNLVEIDEDGLIIYQGPFDEDDFDGAYRELENRYHAGEGAAFAENGPAATESICALNAGDFDRLFDLFWPDMRVENRTRLPFPDRSVSDLRASFGDLDAMLDSSRTWLSAVRWLSPNWAVSRLERQATGRDGEDYAWTRILVVEVRDGRIASMCEFEVDDEEVAFAYAQDRLHATTSRLAVTNRASETSDSAYRALRARDVESMVDAFSHRCFFEDRRRLSGNPIEGLAGLRTNIQRLVRQYFGFEWRTLAVRGERLVLVSSHISSEAGFATSHLLVCEVDDDGLITYLCTFDEEDFEGAYRELERRYFAGEGAAFAEAGAAATQSIIALNRGDFDRAFGELSSPEMRFENRSRVPFPARSASEMRASSRELSAMVASWRTWGSSVCWLSPTWGVARLDREAAGADGERFAWTWLQAFEVHNNRIASLCFFDLEDEEAAFAYAEERMRASSSRLAVTNRASAKMDTALRALRAGDPDGIVAEFSDSFVYEDQRRLKGNPVHGIAEYRASAALAIEQYDRFEWRTVAVRGERLALIWSRMSNDDGFESTHLHVQEVDYDGGMLYEARFDEDDFEGAYCELDRRYFAGEGAAFAEGGPTLTNYITALNRGELERAFVESAAPGTQIESRSRSVFGDRSVGELHESVEQLSGLVASQRTWHSVVHWLSPNWVVIRGEREAVGNDGERYAWTQVYVIEIRNSQAASLCEFEIEDEEVALAYAEERMRAGPRRLTVANRASQAADAAYNALRARDVEGMVANFSDRCLFEDRRRLSGNPIEGLAGLRANIQRLVTQYVRFESRTLAVRGERLVLVSSHVSSEAGFETSHLFVCEVGADGLFTYQCTYDEEDFEGAYRELERRYFAGEGTVYAEAGARTTDFVLAMGQGDPEELSTALSTPGLRVENRSRSAFGDRSAAEFLSSFEQLNAMVASVRTYQSAVCWLSPTLLVGRFEREAVGHGGEQYTWTHLHVVEVAAGRLTAACIFDEDDEAGAFAYAEERMRAPSRLAVANRSSEVAHAITRALRDRDVDAIMRCFSDNLVYDDHRQLGGDPIRGNDQFRTAWERILGQYSKFDWRILAVRGDRLNLHWTRWSDQAGNTTAHLHVLELDDDGLLAYAARFDEDDFESAYRTLSERYYGGEGAPFLEGGTVGTEFTMACHRGDFDRMLGELSAPGLRFENRSHSVILDRSVDEFRTSVEELSSMLSSAQTWNSVEQWLSPGCCLTRFEREAVGQDGEQYRWTWIYITEIRNGQVVSSCKFDLEDEDAAFAYAEERAQGTSGRLSPVCRFEVNDEEAAFAYAEEQQRTSCSRLAVANRASRIWKSVGEAMQAGDADGAAAFFAEEYVYDDRWAMAGNPPGDVRAACAEILEQYSLFEGQTLAVRGSSLQLSRTRWANDAGFETNYLHVIETDDDGLVCYYGRFDENDFEDAYRELDRRYYTREGMASAEAGATQTEWLVALNRGDFDRLFGELTAPEMRFETRSSSAFPDSSMVEARAYIEDFTAMVASVRTWHSAVCWVSPTCCVCRNEREAVGRDGEQYTWTRLTVVEYRDGRMTSECEFDLDDEAGAFAYAEERVRDTSRLSVSNRAKQTWDALNRLANDRDFDGLAACFSPALVNEDRRRWSGYAIADMRTAAERVAEQYTQLDMRSLAVRGDRLHLGRTRYVNDSGFESTAFWVHEVDDDGRIVYLSRFDEDDFEDAYRELEQRYYAGEGAAFAVAGGTATDFAIAVAQGDSDRVFNELIAPDFHVENRSRSVLSDRTAADFRAGVEALMAMVESLRTWNSAVCWLSPTCGVCRNEREGTGRDGEKYAWSDLEVFVIRDGRVASACMFELDDEESAFAYAEDRVRRAESG